Proteins co-encoded in one Malus sylvestris chromosome 9, drMalSylv7.2, whole genome shotgun sequence genomic window:
- the LOC126582643 gene encoding protein RADIALIS-like 3: MDVNVFPTLVCGWTWEENKLFELALAVVDEEDPQRWDVVASLVGGKKSAEDVQKHYVILLEDLQVIESGKLDHKLGQQPQQNYVQVDYCTQSVCWTDETNNLLVRLDLN; this comes from the exons ATGGACGTGAATGTTTTTCCAACGCTTGTGTGTGGGTGGACTTGGGAGGAGAACAAGTTGTTCGAGCTGGCTTTGGCGGTGGTTGACGAAGAAGATCCGCAGCGCTGGGACGTAGTTGCATCCTTGGTCGGAGGGAAAAAGAGTGCAGAGGATGTCCAGAAACATTATGTCATTCTTTTGGAGGATTTGCAGGTCATAGAATCTGGTAAATTGGATCACAAACTCGGACAGCAGCCGCAGCAGAATTATGTTCAAGTGGATTATTGTACTCAATCCGTATGCTGGACTGACGAAACTAACAA TTTGCTGGTTCGGTTGGACTTGAATTAA